A stretch of Salvelinus alpinus chromosome 4, SLU_Salpinus.1, whole genome shotgun sequence DNA encodes these proteins:
- the LOC139573620 gene encoding annexin A2-like isoform X1: MEALLKSMQNTPPKASSHVMWWGTLGTVRPFPNFNSEKDARDIQTALENKDSDVNTLVRILTNRNNAQRQSIAESYHNLTQKELCPALKKALSGGPEQLMLGLMMTPSQFDAHRLRQTMEGIGTDEESLLAVLCTKSPQQLKDATIAYKQEFGRYLENDLISETSKDFTKLVLAILKKEELNSKEMVDDQLIDQDVKALNDNVNGKKKDPAPWIQVLTTRDSNHLNRVLSRLEDLRGETVDKTVQSHFSGDLRLGFRTLVGSIRSIPLFLAQRLHSNIKKGSLVQGILISHSEEDLLCVRIEYRRLTNTSLYSTLQKEYKGEMQQALLALCRSEDL, encoded by the exons ATGGAAGCTCTGCTGAAGTCTATGCAAAATACCCCTCCCAAAGCCAGT TCTCATGTGATGTGGTGGGGTACACTGGGCACTGTGCGACCCTTCCCCAACTTCAACTCAGAGAAGGACGCCCGCGACATTCAAACTGCCTTGGAGAACAAAG ACAGTGACGTGAACACTCTGGTGAGAATCCTGACCAATCGAAACAATGCTCAGAGACAGAGCATCGCAGAGTCCTACCATAACCTCACACAGAAG GAGTTATGTCCTGCCCTGAAGAAAGCTCTGTCAGGTGGGCCGGAGCAACTCATGCTGGGGCTGATGATGACCCCCTCTCAGTTTGACGCCCATCGCCTCAGACAGACCATGGAG GGTATTGGTACAGATGAAGAGAGTCTATTGGCTGTGTTGTGTACCAAATCACCACAGCAGCTTAAAGATGCCACTATTGCCTACAAACAGG AGTTTGGACGTTACTTGGAGAATGATCTTATCAGTGAGACTAGTAAAGACTTCACTAAGCTGGTACTGGCCATACTCAAG AAGGAGGAGCTGAATTCAAAGGAGATGGTTGATGATCAGCTCATTGACCAGGATGTTAAG gcactGAATGATAATGTGAATGGTAAGAAAAAGGACCCAGCCCCCTGGATTCAGGTGTTAACCACGAgagactcaaaccatctcaaCAGAG tgCTATCCAGGTTGGAGGATCTGAGAGGGGAGACTGTGGATAAAACAGTACAGAGTCACTTCTCTGGGGACCTGAGGCTTGGCTTCCGCACTCTGG TTGGCTCCATCCGAAGTATTCCTTTGTTCCTGGCCCAGCGTCTACACAGCAACATTAAG AAAGGCAGTTTGGTGCAGGGGATTCTTATCAGCCACAGTGAAGAGGACCTCCTCTGTGTGAGAATCGAGTATCGCAGACTGACCAACACTTCACTCTACTCTACATTGCAG AAAGAATACAAAGGAGAGATGCAGCAGGCTCTCCTAGCCTTGTGTCGATCTGAAGACCTGTAA
- the LOC139573620 gene encoding annexin A2-like isoform X2, giving the protein MWWGTLGTVRPFPNFNSEKDARDIQTALENKDSDVNTLVRILTNRNNAQRQSIAESYHNLTQKELCPALKKALSGGPEQLMLGLMMTPSQFDAHRLRQTMEGIGTDEESLLAVLCTKSPQQLKDATIAYKQEFGRYLENDLISETSKDFTKLVLAILKKEELNSKEMVDDQLIDQDVKALNDNVNGKKKDPAPWIQVLTTRDSNHLNRVLSRLEDLRGETVDKTVQSHFSGDLRLGFRTLVGSIRSIPLFLAQRLHSNIKKGSLVQGILISHSEEDLLCVRIEYRRLTNTSLYSTLQKEYKGEMQQALLALCRSEDL; this is encoded by the exons ATGTGGTGGGGTACACTGGGCACTGTGCGACCCTTCCCCAACTTCAACTCAGAGAAGGACGCCCGCGACATTCAAACTGCCTTGGAGAACAAAG ACAGTGACGTGAACACTCTGGTGAGAATCCTGACCAATCGAAACAATGCTCAGAGACAGAGCATCGCAGAGTCCTACCATAACCTCACACAGAAG GAGTTATGTCCTGCCCTGAAGAAAGCTCTGTCAGGTGGGCCGGAGCAACTCATGCTGGGGCTGATGATGACCCCCTCTCAGTTTGACGCCCATCGCCTCAGACAGACCATGGAG GGTATTGGTACAGATGAAGAGAGTCTATTGGCTGTGTTGTGTACCAAATCACCACAGCAGCTTAAAGATGCCACTATTGCCTACAAACAGG AGTTTGGACGTTACTTGGAGAATGATCTTATCAGTGAGACTAGTAAAGACTTCACTAAGCTGGTACTGGCCATACTCAAG AAGGAGGAGCTGAATTCAAAGGAGATGGTTGATGATCAGCTCATTGACCAGGATGTTAAG gcactGAATGATAATGTGAATGGTAAGAAAAAGGACCCAGCCCCCTGGATTCAGGTGTTAACCACGAgagactcaaaccatctcaaCAGAG tgCTATCCAGGTTGGAGGATCTGAGAGGGGAGACTGTGGATAAAACAGTACAGAGTCACTTCTCTGGGGACCTGAGGCTTGGCTTCCGCACTCTGG TTGGCTCCATCCGAAGTATTCCTTTGTTCCTGGCCCAGCGTCTACACAGCAACATTAAG AAAGGCAGTTTGGTGCAGGGGATTCTTATCAGCCACAGTGAAGAGGACCTCCTCTGTGTGAGAATCGAGTATCGCAGACTGACCAACACTTCACTCTACTCTACATTGCAG AAAGAATACAAAGGAGAGATGCAGCAGGCTCTCCTAGCCTTGTGTCGATCTGAAGACCTGTAA
- the LOC139573621 gene encoding tropomyosin alpha-3 chain-like isoform X1 translates to MEAIKKKMLMLKMDKETALEAADQSEIDKKAAEDKSKQHDDALIQMQKKLKGTEDELDKYSEALKDAQEKLEVADKKAADAEAEVASLNRRIQLVEEELDRAQERLATALQKLEEAEKAADESERGMKVIENRASKDEEKMEMQEIQLKEAKHIAEEADRKYEEVARKLVIIEGDLERTEERAELAEGNARRLEEQLRGFDQSLKSLQASEDKYSQKEDKYEEEIKILTDKLKEAETRAEFAERSVAKLEKTIDDLEDALANAKEENVNIHATLDKTLEDLNSF, encoded by the exons ATGGAGGCCATCAAGAAGAAGATGCTGATGCTGAAGATGGATAAGGAGACTGCTCTGGAAGCGGCTGACCAGTCCGAGATTGACAAAAAGGCAGCTGAGGATAAGAGCAAGCAG CATGACGATGCGTTGATCCAGATGCAGAAGAAGCTGAAGGGCACTGAGGATGAGCTGGACAAATATTCTGAGGCCTTGAAGGATGCCCAGGAGAAGCTGGAGGTTGCAGACAAGAAAGCTGCAGAT GCTGAGGCTGAGGTGGCCTCTCTGAACAGGCGTATCCAGCTGGTTGAGGAGGAGTTGGACAGGGCCCAGGAGAGACTGGCCACCGCTCTGCAGAAACTGGAGGAGGCAGAGAAAGCTGcagatgagagcgagag gggtatGAAGGTGATTGAGAACAGGGCCTCCAAGGATGAGGAGAAGATGGAGATGCAGGAGATCCAGCTGAAGGAGGCCAAGCACATTGCTGAGGAGGCCGACCGCAAGTATGAGGAG GTGGCTCGTAAGCTGGTGATCATTGAGGGTGATCTGGAGCGTACAGAGGAGAGGGCGGAGCTGGCCGAGGG CAACGCCCGGAGGTTGGAGGAGCAGCTGAGAGGTTTCGACCAGTCACTGAAGAGCCTGCAGGCCTCTGAGGACAAG TACTCCCAGAAAGAGGACAAGTACGAGGAGGAGATCAAGATCCTGACTGACAAACTCAAAGAG GCTGAAACCCGTGCTGAGTTTGCTGAGAGATCAGTGGCCAAACTGGAAAAGACCATTGATGACCTGGAAG
- the LOC139573621 gene encoding tropomyosin alpha-3 chain-like isoform X3, translating into MEAIKKKMLMLKMDKETALEAADQSEIDKKAAEDKSKQHDDALIQMQKKLKGTEDELDKYSEALKDAQEKLEVADKKAADAEAEVASLNRRIQLVEEELDRAQERLATALQKLEEAEKAADESERGMKVIENRASKDEEKMEMQEIQLKEAKHIAEEADRKYEEVARKLVIIEGDLERTEERAELAEGKCAELEEELKNVSNNLKSLEAQAEKYSQKEDKYEEEIKILTDKLKEAETRAEFAERSVAKLEKTIDDLEDALANAKEENVNIHATLDKTLEDLNSF; encoded by the exons ATGGAGGCCATCAAGAAGAAGATGCTGATGCTGAAGATGGATAAGGAGACTGCTCTGGAAGCGGCTGACCAGTCCGAGATTGACAAAAAGGCAGCTGAGGATAAGAGCAAGCAG CATGACGATGCGTTGATCCAGATGCAGAAGAAGCTGAAGGGCACTGAGGATGAGCTGGACAAATATTCTGAGGCCTTGAAGGATGCCCAGGAGAAGCTGGAGGTTGCAGACAAGAAAGCTGCAGAT GCTGAGGCTGAGGTGGCCTCTCTGAACAGGCGTATCCAGCTGGTTGAGGAGGAGTTGGACAGGGCCCAGGAGAGACTGGCCACCGCTCTGCAGAAACTGGAGGAGGCAGAGAAAGCTGcagatgagagcgagag gggtatGAAGGTGATTGAGAACAGGGCCTCCAAGGATGAGGAGAAGATGGAGATGCAGGAGATCCAGCTGAAGGAGGCCAAGCACATTGCTGAGGAGGCCGACCGCAAGTATGAGGAG GTGGCTCGTAAGCTGGTGATCATTGAGGGTGATCTGGAGCGTACAGAGGAGAGGGCGGAGCTGGCCGAGGG CAAATGCGCCGAGTTGGAGGAGGAGCTGAAAAATGTCAGCAATAACTTAAAGTCCCTGGAAGCCCAAGCTGAGAAG TACTCCCAGAAAGAGGACAAGTACGAGGAGGAGATCAAGATCCTGACTGACAAACTCAAAGAG GCTGAAACCCGTGCTGAGTTTGCTGAGAGATCAGTGGCCAAACTGGAAAAGACCATTGATGACCTGGAAG
- the LOC139573621 gene encoding tropomyosin alpha-3 chain-like isoform X4: protein MEAIKKKMLMLKMDKETALEAADQSEIDKKAAEDKSKQHDDALIQMQKKLKGTEDELDKYSEALKDAQEKLEVADKKAADAEAEVASLNRRIQLVEEELDRAQERLATALQKLEEAEKAADESERGMKVIENRASKDEEKMEMQEIQLKEAKHIAEEADRKYEEVARKLVIIEGDLERTEERAELAEGKCAELEEELKNVSNNLKSLEAQAEKYSQKEDKYEEEIKILTDKLKEAETRAEFAERSVAKLEKTIDDLEDELYAQKLKYKAISEELDHALNDMTSI, encoded by the exons ATGGAGGCCATCAAGAAGAAGATGCTGATGCTGAAGATGGATAAGGAGACTGCTCTGGAAGCGGCTGACCAGTCCGAGATTGACAAAAAGGCAGCTGAGGATAAGAGCAAGCAG CATGACGATGCGTTGATCCAGATGCAGAAGAAGCTGAAGGGCACTGAGGATGAGCTGGACAAATATTCTGAGGCCTTGAAGGATGCCCAGGAGAAGCTGGAGGTTGCAGACAAGAAAGCTGCAGAT GCTGAGGCTGAGGTGGCCTCTCTGAACAGGCGTATCCAGCTGGTTGAGGAGGAGTTGGACAGGGCCCAGGAGAGACTGGCCACCGCTCTGCAGAAACTGGAGGAGGCAGAGAAAGCTGcagatgagagcgagag gggtatGAAGGTGATTGAGAACAGGGCCTCCAAGGATGAGGAGAAGATGGAGATGCAGGAGATCCAGCTGAAGGAGGCCAAGCACATTGCTGAGGAGGCCGACCGCAAGTATGAGGAG GTGGCTCGTAAGCTGGTGATCATTGAGGGTGATCTGGAGCGTACAGAGGAGAGGGCGGAGCTGGCCGAGGG CAAATGCGCCGAGTTGGAGGAGGAGCTGAAAAATGTCAGCAATAACTTAAAGTCCCTGGAAGCCCAAGCTGAGAAG TACTCCCAGAAAGAGGACAAGTACGAGGAGGAGATCAAGATCCTGACTGACAAACTCAAAGAG GCTGAAACCCGTGCTGAGTTTGCTGAGAGATCAGTGGCCAAACTGGAAAAGACCATTGATGACCTGGAAG ATGAGCTCTATGCACAGAAATTGAAGTACAAAGCCATTAGTGAGGAGTTGGACCATGCCCTCAATGACATGACCTCCAT ATAA
- the LOC139573621 gene encoding tropomyosin alpha-3 chain-like isoform X2, whose translation MEAIKKKMLMLKMDKETALEAADQSEIDKKAAEDKSKQHDDALIQMQKKLKGTEDELDKYSEALKDAQEKLEVADKKAADAEAEVASLNRRIQLVEEELDRAQERLATALQKLEEAEKAADESERGMKVIENRASKDEEKMEMQEIQLKEAKHIAEEADRKYEEVARKLVIIEGDLERTEERAELAEGNARRLEEQLRGFDQSLKSLQASEDKYSQKEDKYEEEIKILTDKLKEAETRAEFAERSVAKLEKTIDDLEDELYAQKLKYKAISEELDHALNDMTSI comes from the exons ATGGAGGCCATCAAGAAGAAGATGCTGATGCTGAAGATGGATAAGGAGACTGCTCTGGAAGCGGCTGACCAGTCCGAGATTGACAAAAAGGCAGCTGAGGATAAGAGCAAGCAG CATGACGATGCGTTGATCCAGATGCAGAAGAAGCTGAAGGGCACTGAGGATGAGCTGGACAAATATTCTGAGGCCTTGAAGGATGCCCAGGAGAAGCTGGAGGTTGCAGACAAGAAAGCTGCAGAT GCTGAGGCTGAGGTGGCCTCTCTGAACAGGCGTATCCAGCTGGTTGAGGAGGAGTTGGACAGGGCCCAGGAGAGACTGGCCACCGCTCTGCAGAAACTGGAGGAGGCAGAGAAAGCTGcagatgagagcgagag gggtatGAAGGTGATTGAGAACAGGGCCTCCAAGGATGAGGAGAAGATGGAGATGCAGGAGATCCAGCTGAAGGAGGCCAAGCACATTGCTGAGGAGGCCGACCGCAAGTATGAGGAG GTGGCTCGTAAGCTGGTGATCATTGAGGGTGATCTGGAGCGTACAGAGGAGAGGGCGGAGCTGGCCGAGGG CAACGCCCGGAGGTTGGAGGAGCAGCTGAGAGGTTTCGACCAGTCACTGAAGAGCCTGCAGGCCTCTGAGGACAAG TACTCCCAGAAAGAGGACAAGTACGAGGAGGAGATCAAGATCCTGACTGACAAACTCAAAGAG GCTGAAACCCGTGCTGAGTTTGCTGAGAGATCAGTGGCCAAACTGGAAAAGACCATTGATGACCTGGAAG ATGAGCTCTATGCACAGAAATTGAAGTACAAAGCCATTAGTGAGGAGTTGGACCATGCCCTCAATGACATGACCTCCAT ATAA
- the LOC139573621 gene encoding tropomyosin alpha-3 chain-like isoform X6, which yields MANSIEAVKRKIKVLQQQADEAEERAETLQRQVEEEKRSREQAEAEVASLNRRIQLVEEELDRAQERLATALQKLEEAEKAADESERGMKVIENRASKDEEKMEMQEIQLKEAKHIAEEADRKYEEVARKLVIIEGDLERTEERAELAEGNARRLEEQLRGFDQSLKSLQASEDKYSQKEDKYEEEIKILTDKLKEAETRAEFAERSVAKLEKTIDDLEDELYAQKLKYKAISEELDHALNDMTSI from the exons ATGGCCAATAGCATCGAGGCAGTGAAGCGAAAAATTAAAGTTTTGCAGCAACAAGCGGATGAAGCCGAGGAAAGAGCTGAGACTTTGCAAAGACAGGTTGAAGAGGAGAAGCGGTCAAGGGAACAG GCTGAGGCTGAGGTGGCCTCTCTGAACAGGCGTATCCAGCTGGTTGAGGAGGAGTTGGACAGGGCCCAGGAGAGACTGGCCACCGCTCTGCAGAAACTGGAGGAGGCAGAGAAAGCTGcagatgagagcgagag gggtatGAAGGTGATTGAGAACAGGGCCTCCAAGGATGAGGAGAAGATGGAGATGCAGGAGATCCAGCTGAAGGAGGCCAAGCACATTGCTGAGGAGGCCGACCGCAAGTATGAGGAG GTGGCTCGTAAGCTGGTGATCATTGAGGGTGATCTGGAGCGTACAGAGGAGAGGGCGGAGCTGGCCGAGGG CAACGCCCGGAGGTTGGAGGAGCAGCTGAGAGGTTTCGACCAGTCACTGAAGAGCCTGCAGGCCTCTGAGGACAAG TACTCCCAGAAAGAGGACAAGTACGAGGAGGAGATCAAGATCCTGACTGACAAACTCAAAGAG GCTGAAACCCGTGCTGAGTTTGCTGAGAGATCAGTGGCCAAACTGGAAAAGACCATTGATGACCTGGAAG ATGAGCTCTATGCACAGAAATTGAAGTACAAAGCCATTAGTGAGGAGTTGGACCATGCCCTCAATGACATGACCTCCAT ATAA
- the LOC139573621 gene encoding tropomyosin alpha-3 chain-like isoform X8, which translates to MANSIEAVKRKIKVLQQQADEAEERAETLQRQVEEEKRSREQAEAEVASLNRRIQLVEEELDRAQERLATALQKLEEAEKAADESERGMKVIENRASKDEEKMEMQEIQLKEAKHIAEEADRKYEEVARKLVIIEGDLERTEERAELAEGKCAELEEELKNVSNNLKSLEAQAEKYSQKEDKYEEEIKILTDKLKEAETRAEFAERSVAKLEKTIDDLEDELYAQKLKYKAISEELDHALNDMTSI; encoded by the exons ATGGCCAATAGCATCGAGGCAGTGAAGCGAAAAATTAAAGTTTTGCAGCAACAAGCGGATGAAGCCGAGGAAAGAGCTGAGACTTTGCAAAGACAGGTTGAAGAGGAGAAGCGGTCAAGGGAACAG GCTGAGGCTGAGGTGGCCTCTCTGAACAGGCGTATCCAGCTGGTTGAGGAGGAGTTGGACAGGGCCCAGGAGAGACTGGCCACCGCTCTGCAGAAACTGGAGGAGGCAGAGAAAGCTGcagatgagagcgagag gggtatGAAGGTGATTGAGAACAGGGCCTCCAAGGATGAGGAGAAGATGGAGATGCAGGAGATCCAGCTGAAGGAGGCCAAGCACATTGCTGAGGAGGCCGACCGCAAGTATGAGGAG GTGGCTCGTAAGCTGGTGATCATTGAGGGTGATCTGGAGCGTACAGAGGAGAGGGCGGAGCTGGCCGAGGG CAAATGCGCCGAGTTGGAGGAGGAGCTGAAAAATGTCAGCAATAACTTAAAGTCCCTGGAAGCCCAAGCTGAGAAG TACTCCCAGAAAGAGGACAAGTACGAGGAGGAGATCAAGATCCTGACTGACAAACTCAAAGAG GCTGAAACCCGTGCTGAGTTTGCTGAGAGATCAGTGGCCAAACTGGAAAAGACCATTGATGACCTGGAAG ATGAGCTCTATGCACAGAAATTGAAGTACAAAGCCATTAGTGAGGAGTTGGACCATGCCCTCAATGACATGACCTCCAT ATAA